A region of Gracilinanus agilis isolate LMUSP501 chromosome 3, AgileGrace, whole genome shotgun sequence DNA encodes the following proteins:
- the LOC123241931 gene encoding ciliogenesis-associated TTC17-interacting protein, with protein MPVKGIKPLEPQVSPESPLPPPEANSEALEFLASLSQEEIQLLFFSETLYMVSESGQPLGEYTVDIKPAYFLTSEGEFTLSALVHATSRGQLDEIPCGTTISGYISWSLETYEQHHHEFIKFLPMAFDRKITLMRHTGSMVMTRSVKEGDAVKSEKLTFGLNLMNGFISESANLILLRVMGWRRKVPHNARFLTFDAEGKLCHSTYESLGFQTIQLGSEKAEAMVVEQTMHSDEDIPMTWQYYLLSDGHLAKRIQVGSPFSCIITKKPIMREEDEIEPKPVFGKKSLNWEEDPQLFAIFRDRKEELQASHTTYMRRHPEAQNLISDFLLFLLLRQPTNVVTFAAEYFGPFARNRPPQPPFRSSTRPSPFRNLSRLSPWCALPEDKPGPSSQ; from the exons ATGCCGGTCAAAG GCATCAAACCCTTGGAGCCCCAAGTGTCGCCAGAATCACCGCTGCCCCCGCCTGAAGCCAATTCTGAAGCCTTGGAATTTCTCGCTTCGCTCA GTCAAGAAGAAATCCAACTGCTCTTTTTCTCTGAGACCCTGTACATGGTGTCTGAGAGTGGCCAGCCTCTGGGGGAGTATACCGTGGACATAAAACCAGCATATTTCCTTACCTCTGAAGGGGAATTCACACTCAGTGCCCTGGTACATGCTACCAGCAGGGGCCAGCTGGATGAAATACCCTGTGGGACCACCATCTCTG GCTATATCTCCTGGTCGTTGGAAACATATGAACAGCACCATCATGAATTTATTAAG TTCCTACCAATGGCATTTGACAGGAAGATCACCTTAATGAGGCACACAGGAAGCATGGTTATGACTAGGAGCGTCAAGGAAGGTGAT GCGGTAAAGTCTGAAAAGTTGACGTTTGGCCTGAATCTCATGAATGGGTTCATCTCAGAGTCTGCCAACCTGATCCTGCTAAGGGTGATGGGGTGGCGACGGAAGGTTCCCCACAATGCCAGATTCCTGACCTTTGATGCAGAAGGAAAGCTCTGCCATTCCACCTAT GAATCCCTGGGCTTCCAAACCATTCAGTTAGGCTCAGAGAAGGCTGAAGCAATGGTAGTAGAGCAGACGATGCATTCTGACGAAGACATCCCCATGACGTGGCAGTACTACCTGTTATCTGATGG GCACCTAGCAAAAAGAATCCAGGTGGGATCCCCATTCTCTTGCATCATCACCAAGAAGCCCATAATGAGAGAGGAGG ATGAGATTGAGCCTAAACCAGTGTTTGGAAAGAAATCCTTGAATTGGGAAGAAGATCCTCAGCTCTTTGCCATTTTCAGGGATCGGAAG GAAGAGCTCCAAGCAAGCCATACCACTTATATGCGGCGTCACCCAGAGGCTCAGAACCTGATCTCCGACTTCTTACTCTTCCTGTTGCTTCGTCAGCCTACTAACGTGGTAACCTTTGCTGCTGAGTATTTTGGCCCCTTTGCCAGGAACCGGCCACCTCAGCCCCCCTTCAGGTCCTCGACCCGCCCCAGCCCCTTCCGAAACCTTTCCCGTTTGAGTCCCTGGTGTGCTTTGCCAGAAGATAAGCCAGGCCCATCATCACAATAG